One stretch of Glycine soja cultivar W05 chromosome 7, ASM419377v2, whole genome shotgun sequence DNA includes these proteins:
- the LOC114420100 gene encoding protein DMP2-like: MIADSSSLNSPSALPSSSQNRGTGVTNTTLSAFGSLIKLLPTGTVFVFQFVNPVLTNSGDCNATSKWLCSILLVLCGFSCAFSSFTDSYTGSDNQRHYGIVTTKGLWPSPASNTVDLSTYKLKFGDLVHAVLSLSVFAVLGLLDTNTVHCFYPGFESTQKRLLQVLPTAIGVFAGGLFMIFPNDRHGIGYPLTSDSNDTSPKSNDTTASPPQNINPNDSTTV, from the coding sequence ATGATTGCAGACAGCTCATCCTTAAACAGCCCATCAGCGTTACCAAGTAGCTCCCAAAACAGAGGCACAGGAGTGACAAACACAACACTCTCAGCATTTGGCAGCCTCATAAAGCTTCTCCCTACAGGTACAGTCTTCGTGTTCCAATTCGTGAATCCCGTTTTGACCAACAGCGGTGATTGCAACGCCACCAGCAAGTGGCTCTGCAGCATTCTCCTCGTTCTCTGTGGGTTCAGCTGCGCCTTTTCTTCCTTCACCGATAGCTACACAGGCAGTGACAACCAGAGGCACTATGGCATCGTAACTACCAAGGGGTTGTGGCCTTCACCAGCATCCAACACCGTTGACTTGTCAACCTACAAACTCAAGTTTGGAGATTTGGTGCATGCTGTGTTATCCTTGTCAGTGTTTGCGGTTTTAGGGCTGTTGGACACCAACACTGTGCACTGTTTCTACCCTGGTTTTGAGTCAACTCAGAAGCGTCTGCTTCAGGTGTTGCCCACAGCTATTGGGGTATTTGCGGGTGGGTTGTTCATGATTTTCCCCAATGATCGCCATGGAATTGGATACCCTTTAACTTCTGATTCTAACGACACCTCCCCAAAATCCAATGATACCACCGCCTCACCTCCACAAAATATTAATCCCAATGACAGTACTACTGTTTAG
- the LOC114420103 gene encoding protein DMP2-like: MNANSSSMSTNTQTQPLLGTGVSVTNTNTSPFSAVGSFIKLLPTGTLFVFQFLNPVLTNSGECNASNKWLSGILLVACGFSCAFSSFTDSYTGSDNQRHYGIVTTKGLWPSPASESVDLSTYRLKFGDFVHAVLSLLVFAVLGLLDTNTVHCLYPGFESTQRLLLQVLPTVIGVLAGGHFVISPSNRHGIGYPLTSDSNTTSPELNHTTAPPQHPNHTSV; the protein is encoded by the coding sequence atgAATGCAAACAGTTCATCTATGTCTACAAACACCCAAACCCAACCGTTACTAGGTACAGGCGTGAGCGTGACAAACACAAACACTTCGCCATTCTCAGCAGTTGGGAGCTTCATAAAGCTGCTCCCTACAGGGACTCTCTTCGTGTTCCAATTCCTGAACCCTGTTTTGACCAACAGCGGTGAATGCAACGCCAGCAACAAGTGGCTCAGCGGCATTCTCCTGGTTGCATGTGGGTTCAGTTGCGCCTTTTCTTCCTTCACAGATAGCTACACAGGCAGCGACAACCAGAGGCACTATGGCATCGTAACTACCAAGGGATTGTGGCCTTCTCCAGCATCCGAGTCTGTTGACTTGTCAACCTACAGACTCAAGTTTGGAGATTTCGTGCATGCCGTTTTATCCTTGTTAGTGTTTGCGGTGTTAGGGCTATTGGATACCAACACTGTGCACTGCTTATACCCCGGCTTTGAGTCAACTCAGAGGCTTCTGCTTCAGGTGCTGCCCACAGTTATTGGGGTATTAGCGGGTGGACACTTCGTCATTTCCCCCAGTAATCGCCATGGAATAGGATACCCTTTAACTTCTGATTCTAACACCACCTCCCCAGAACTCAATCACACTACCGCTCCTCCACAACATCCCAACCACACTTCTGTTTAG
- the LOC114420101 gene encoding pyruvate, phosphate dikinase, chloroplastic-like isoform X2 gives MSSIVKGIFIRSTADVCNNSILLNGKNKHSEIVGGRSTRVQWQLRLRSKSNTWKRGSRRSYQPPIRGQAILTPATPSTTKKVFTFGKGRSEGNKAMKSLLGGKGANLAEMATIGLSVPPGLTISTEACQEYQQNGKKLPDGLWEEVLEGLQFVENEMGATLGNPSKPLLLSVRSGAAISMPGMMDTVLNLGLNDEVVAGLAAKSGERFAYDSYRRFLDMFGDVVMDIPHSLFEEKLEKLKHTKGIKLDTDLAAYDLKDLVEQYKNVYLEARGEKFPSDPKKQLELAVKAVFNSWDSPRAIKYRSINQITGLKGTAVNIQSMVFGNMGNTSGTGVLFTRNPSTGENKLYGEFLINAQGEDVVAGIRTPEDLEVMKTCMPEAYKELEENCEILEKHYKDMMDIEFTVQENRLWMLQCRSGKRTGKGAFKIAVDMVDEGLVDIRSAIKMVEPQHLDQLLHPQFEDPSTYKDKVIAIGLPASPGAAVGQVVFTADDAEEWHAQGKSVILVRNETSPEDVGGMHAATGILTARGGMTSHAAVVARGWGKCCVSGCSDILVNDAEKVFVVGDKVITEGEWVSLNGSTGEVILGKQPLSPPALSDDLETFMSWADEIRHLKVMANADTPEDAVTARQNGAQGIGLCRTEHMFFASDERIKAVRMMIMAVTPEQRKAALDLLLPYQRSDFEGIFRAMDGLPVTIRLLDPPLHEFLPEGDLEHIVSELTSETGMKEEEIFSRIEKLSEVNPMLGFRGCRLGISYPELTEMQARAIFQAAVSVSNHGITVLPEIMVPLIGTPQELRHQVNLIRNVADKVLSEMGSSLSYKVGTMIEVPRAALVADEIAKEAEFFSFGTNDLTQMTFGYSRDDVGKFLPIYLSSGILQHDPFEVLDQKGVGQLIKICTEKGRAARPNLKVGICGEHGGEPSSVAFFAEIGLDYVSCSPFRVPIARLAAAQVAV, from the exons ATGTCTTCCATAGTGAAAGGCATATTCATAAGGAGCACAGCGGATGTGTGCAACAATAGCATCCTTTTGAATGGGAAGAACAAGCACAGCGAAATTGTTGGGGGAAGAAGCACAAGAGTGCAGTGGCAGTTGCGTCTTAGATCTAAATCAAACACATGGAAGAGAGGTAGTAGGAGATCATATCAGCCTCCAATACGTGGCCAAGCCATCCTTACCCCAGCAACACCATCTACCACCAAAAAG GTATTCACTTTTGGCAAAGGTAGAAGTGAAGGAAACAAGGCCATGAAGTCCTTG TTGGGAGGAAAAGGAGCAAACCTGGCAGAAATGGCAACCATTGGCTTATCTGTTCCTCCTGGACTCACTATATCAACAGAAGCATGCCAAGAGTATCAACAGAATGGAAAGAAGCTACCAGATGGCTTGTGGGAGGAGGTACTTGAAGGCTTGCAATTTGTAGAGAATGAAATGGGAGCCACTCTTGGGAATCCTTCGAAACCCCTTCTCCTCTCTGTGCGCTCTGGTGCTGCG ATTTCCATGCCTGGGATGATGGACACAGTTCTCAACTTAGGATTGAATGATGAAGTGGTTGCTGGGTTGGCAGCAAAAAGCGGAGAGCGGTTTGCTTATGATTCTTATAGACGTTTCTTAGACATGTTTGGAGATGTT GTAATGGACATTCCACACTCGTTATTTGAGGAGAAGTTAGAAAAGCTAAAGCATACAAAAGGAATTAAACTTGACACTGATCTAGCAGCCTATGATCTCAAAGATCTAGTTGAGCAGTACAAGAATGTCTACCTTGAAGCCAGGGGAGAAAAGTTTCCCTCAG ATCCAAAGAAGCAGTTAGAACTTGCTGTGAAAGCTGTTTTTAATTCTTGGGATAGCCCAAGGGCTATTAAGTATCGGAGCATTAATCAAATAACTGGGCTAAAGGGAACTGCTGTAAACATTCAATCCATGGTGTTTGGTAACATGGGGAACACTTCAGGAACTGGCGTCCTTTTCACTAGAAATCCAAGCACTGGTGAAAACAAACTTTATGGCGAATTTCTAATTAATGCTCAG GGAGAGGATGTAGTTGCTGGAATCAGGACACCTGAAGATTTGGAGGTTATGAAAACTTGCATGCCAGAAGCTTATAAGGAACTTGAGGAGAACTGTGAAATTCTAGAGAAACATTACAAGGATATGATG GATATTGAATTCACTGTCCAAGAAAATAGGTTGTGGATGTTGCAATGTCGAAGCGGAAAACGTACCGGTAAAGGTGCATTCAAAATAGCTGTAGATATGGTTGATGAGGGGCTTGTTGATATTCGTTCTGCAATCAAGATGGTAGAGCCACAGCATCTTGATCAACTTCTCCACCCACAG TTTGAGGATCCATCTACTTACAAGGATAAAGTGATCGCCATTGGTTTGCCTGCATCCCCTGGAGCCGCAGTAGGGCAGGTTGTGTTCACTGCTGATGATGCTGAAGAATGGCATGCACAAGGAAAGAGTGTCATCTTG GTGAGGAATGAGACTAGTCCAGAGGATGTTGGGGGTATGCATGCAGCTACTGGAATCTTGACTGCTAGAGGTGGCATGACATCTCATGCTGCTGTTGTAGCCCGTGGATGGGGAAAGTGTTGTGTGTCTGGTTGCTCTGATATCCTTGTAAATGATGCTGAGAAG GTGTTTGTAGTTGGGGATAAGGTGATAACGGAAGGAGAATGGGTCTCACTGAATGGATCTACAGGTGAGGTGATACTAGGAAAGCAGCCACTTTCTCCTCCGGCTCTAAGTGATGATTTAGAAACTTTCATGTCTTGGGCTGATGAAATAAGGCATCTGAAG GTTATGGCGAATGCTGACACACCTGAAGATGCAGTAACAGCTAGACAAAATGGTGCCCAAGGAATTGGACTTTGCAGGACAGAACATATG TTTTTTGCTTCAGACGAGAGGATAAAGGCCGTTAGAATGATGATAATGGCAGTTACACCAGAGCAGAGGAAGGCTGCACTGGACCTGTTGCTACCTTATCAAAGATCAGATTTTGAGGGGATCTTCCGTGCAATGGATGGTCTCCCAGTAACAATTCGATTGTTAGACCCTCCACTTCATGAATTTCTTCCAGAGGGTGACCTGGAACACATTGTCAGTGAACTAACTTCTGAGACAggaatgaaagaagaagaaatcttctCGAGGATAGAAAAATTATCAGAAGTGAATCCCATGCTTGGTTTTCGTGGCTGCAG GCTGGGAATTTCATACCCAGAACTGACTGAGATGCAGGCCCGTGCAATCTTTCAGGCTGCTGTTTCAGTGAGTAACCATGGTATTACAGTTCTTCCGGAGATAATGGTTCCACTTATCGGTACACCTCAG GAGTTAAGGCATCAAGTGAATTTAATAAGGAATGTTGCTGATAAAGTGTTGTCTGAGATGGGTTCTTCTTTAAGCTATAAGGTTGGAACTATGATTGAAGTTCCAAGGGCTGCACTAGTTGCAGATGAG ATTGCAAAGGAAGCAGAATTCTTTTCGTTTGGAACCAATGACCTTACTCAAATGACATTTGGATATAGTAGAGATGATGTTGGCAAATTTCTTCCTATATACCTATCCAGTGGGATTCTGCAGCATGATCCATTCGAG GTACTTGACCAAAAAGGTGTGGGTCAACTAATCAAGATTTGCACAGAGAAGGGTCGTGCTGCTAGACCAAACTTGAAG GTTGGAATATGTGGGGAGCATGGTGGGGAGCCTTCTTCAGTTGCATTCTTTGCTGAAATCGGACTTGACTATGTTTCATGTTCTCCTTTTAG GGTTCCAATTGCTAGGCTTGCAGCAGCACAAGTTGCAGTTTAG
- the LOC114420101 gene encoding pyruvate, phosphate dikinase, chloroplastic-like isoform X1, whose protein sequence is MSSIVKGIFIRSTADVCNNSILLNGKNKHSEIVGGRSTRVQWQLRLRSKSNTWKRGSRRSYQPPIRGQAILTPATPSTTKKQVFTFGKGRSEGNKAMKSLLGGKGANLAEMATIGLSVPPGLTISTEACQEYQQNGKKLPDGLWEEVLEGLQFVENEMGATLGNPSKPLLLSVRSGAAISMPGMMDTVLNLGLNDEVVAGLAAKSGERFAYDSYRRFLDMFGDVVMDIPHSLFEEKLEKLKHTKGIKLDTDLAAYDLKDLVEQYKNVYLEARGEKFPSDPKKQLELAVKAVFNSWDSPRAIKYRSINQITGLKGTAVNIQSMVFGNMGNTSGTGVLFTRNPSTGENKLYGEFLINAQGEDVVAGIRTPEDLEVMKTCMPEAYKELEENCEILEKHYKDMMDIEFTVQENRLWMLQCRSGKRTGKGAFKIAVDMVDEGLVDIRSAIKMVEPQHLDQLLHPQFEDPSTYKDKVIAIGLPASPGAAVGQVVFTADDAEEWHAQGKSVILVRNETSPEDVGGMHAATGILTARGGMTSHAAVVARGWGKCCVSGCSDILVNDAEKVFVVGDKVITEGEWVSLNGSTGEVILGKQPLSPPALSDDLETFMSWADEIRHLKVMANADTPEDAVTARQNGAQGIGLCRTEHMFFASDERIKAVRMMIMAVTPEQRKAALDLLLPYQRSDFEGIFRAMDGLPVTIRLLDPPLHEFLPEGDLEHIVSELTSETGMKEEEIFSRIEKLSEVNPMLGFRGCRLGISYPELTEMQARAIFQAAVSVSNHGITVLPEIMVPLIGTPQELRHQVNLIRNVADKVLSEMGSSLSYKVGTMIEVPRAALVADEIAKEAEFFSFGTNDLTQMTFGYSRDDVGKFLPIYLSSGILQHDPFEVLDQKGVGQLIKICTEKGRAARPNLKVGICGEHGGEPSSVAFFAEIGLDYVSCSPFRVPIARLAAAQVAV, encoded by the exons ATGTCTTCCATAGTGAAAGGCATATTCATAAGGAGCACAGCGGATGTGTGCAACAATAGCATCCTTTTGAATGGGAAGAACAAGCACAGCGAAATTGTTGGGGGAAGAAGCACAAGAGTGCAGTGGCAGTTGCGTCTTAGATCTAAATCAAACACATGGAAGAGAGGTAGTAGGAGATCATATCAGCCTCCAATACGTGGCCAAGCCATCCTTACCCCAGCAACACCATCTACCACCAAAAAG CAGGTATTCACTTTTGGCAAAGGTAGAAGTGAAGGAAACAAGGCCATGAAGTCCTTG TTGGGAGGAAAAGGAGCAAACCTGGCAGAAATGGCAACCATTGGCTTATCTGTTCCTCCTGGACTCACTATATCAACAGAAGCATGCCAAGAGTATCAACAGAATGGAAAGAAGCTACCAGATGGCTTGTGGGAGGAGGTACTTGAAGGCTTGCAATTTGTAGAGAATGAAATGGGAGCCACTCTTGGGAATCCTTCGAAACCCCTTCTCCTCTCTGTGCGCTCTGGTGCTGCG ATTTCCATGCCTGGGATGATGGACACAGTTCTCAACTTAGGATTGAATGATGAAGTGGTTGCTGGGTTGGCAGCAAAAAGCGGAGAGCGGTTTGCTTATGATTCTTATAGACGTTTCTTAGACATGTTTGGAGATGTT GTAATGGACATTCCACACTCGTTATTTGAGGAGAAGTTAGAAAAGCTAAAGCATACAAAAGGAATTAAACTTGACACTGATCTAGCAGCCTATGATCTCAAAGATCTAGTTGAGCAGTACAAGAATGTCTACCTTGAAGCCAGGGGAGAAAAGTTTCCCTCAG ATCCAAAGAAGCAGTTAGAACTTGCTGTGAAAGCTGTTTTTAATTCTTGGGATAGCCCAAGGGCTATTAAGTATCGGAGCATTAATCAAATAACTGGGCTAAAGGGAACTGCTGTAAACATTCAATCCATGGTGTTTGGTAACATGGGGAACACTTCAGGAACTGGCGTCCTTTTCACTAGAAATCCAAGCACTGGTGAAAACAAACTTTATGGCGAATTTCTAATTAATGCTCAG GGAGAGGATGTAGTTGCTGGAATCAGGACACCTGAAGATTTGGAGGTTATGAAAACTTGCATGCCAGAAGCTTATAAGGAACTTGAGGAGAACTGTGAAATTCTAGAGAAACATTACAAGGATATGATG GATATTGAATTCACTGTCCAAGAAAATAGGTTGTGGATGTTGCAATGTCGAAGCGGAAAACGTACCGGTAAAGGTGCATTCAAAATAGCTGTAGATATGGTTGATGAGGGGCTTGTTGATATTCGTTCTGCAATCAAGATGGTAGAGCCACAGCATCTTGATCAACTTCTCCACCCACAG TTTGAGGATCCATCTACTTACAAGGATAAAGTGATCGCCATTGGTTTGCCTGCATCCCCTGGAGCCGCAGTAGGGCAGGTTGTGTTCACTGCTGATGATGCTGAAGAATGGCATGCACAAGGAAAGAGTGTCATCTTG GTGAGGAATGAGACTAGTCCAGAGGATGTTGGGGGTATGCATGCAGCTACTGGAATCTTGACTGCTAGAGGTGGCATGACATCTCATGCTGCTGTTGTAGCCCGTGGATGGGGAAAGTGTTGTGTGTCTGGTTGCTCTGATATCCTTGTAAATGATGCTGAGAAG GTGTTTGTAGTTGGGGATAAGGTGATAACGGAAGGAGAATGGGTCTCACTGAATGGATCTACAGGTGAGGTGATACTAGGAAAGCAGCCACTTTCTCCTCCGGCTCTAAGTGATGATTTAGAAACTTTCATGTCTTGGGCTGATGAAATAAGGCATCTGAAG GTTATGGCGAATGCTGACACACCTGAAGATGCAGTAACAGCTAGACAAAATGGTGCCCAAGGAATTGGACTTTGCAGGACAGAACATATG TTTTTTGCTTCAGACGAGAGGATAAAGGCCGTTAGAATGATGATAATGGCAGTTACACCAGAGCAGAGGAAGGCTGCACTGGACCTGTTGCTACCTTATCAAAGATCAGATTTTGAGGGGATCTTCCGTGCAATGGATGGTCTCCCAGTAACAATTCGATTGTTAGACCCTCCACTTCATGAATTTCTTCCAGAGGGTGACCTGGAACACATTGTCAGTGAACTAACTTCTGAGACAggaatgaaagaagaagaaatcttctCGAGGATAGAAAAATTATCAGAAGTGAATCCCATGCTTGGTTTTCGTGGCTGCAG GCTGGGAATTTCATACCCAGAACTGACTGAGATGCAGGCCCGTGCAATCTTTCAGGCTGCTGTTTCAGTGAGTAACCATGGTATTACAGTTCTTCCGGAGATAATGGTTCCACTTATCGGTACACCTCAG GAGTTAAGGCATCAAGTGAATTTAATAAGGAATGTTGCTGATAAAGTGTTGTCTGAGATGGGTTCTTCTTTAAGCTATAAGGTTGGAACTATGATTGAAGTTCCAAGGGCTGCACTAGTTGCAGATGAG ATTGCAAAGGAAGCAGAATTCTTTTCGTTTGGAACCAATGACCTTACTCAAATGACATTTGGATATAGTAGAGATGATGTTGGCAAATTTCTTCCTATATACCTATCCAGTGGGATTCTGCAGCATGATCCATTCGAG GTACTTGACCAAAAAGGTGTGGGTCAACTAATCAAGATTTGCACAGAGAAGGGTCGTGCTGCTAGACCAAACTTGAAG GTTGGAATATGTGGGGAGCATGGTGGGGAGCCTTCTTCAGTTGCATTCTTTGCTGAAATCGGACTTGACTATGTTTCATGTTCTCCTTTTAG GGTTCCAATTGCTAGGCTTGCAGCAGCACAAGTTGCAGTTTAG